The following proteins are encoded in a genomic region of Bacillota bacterium:
- a CDS encoding helix-hairpin-helix domain-containing protein, whose translation MKRIKIYYISVAIITAIFAAAIIFINNSDSLFGYTFVHNESVSDADAQKDYRININTAGVDELDMIDGIGEATAKEIIEYREEYGNFKNIEDIKNVKGIKDKTFDKIKRYIKTN comes from the coding sequence TTGAAAAGAATAAAAATTTATTACATTAGTGTTGCCATTATTACAGCTATATTTGCGGCGGCAATTATTTTTATTAATAACTCTGACAGCCTGTTTGGTTACACTTTTGTGCACAATGAAAGTGTTTCTGATGCCGATGCCCAAAAGGATTATAGAATAAATATAAATACTGCAGGCGTGGATGAGCTTGATATGATCGACGGTATCGGTGAGGCAACCGCAAAAGAAATTATAGAATATCGCGAGGAATATGGAAATTTTAAAAATATTGAGGACATTAAAAATGTCAAAGGCATTAAAGACAAGACCTTTGACAAAATAAAAAGGTACATAAAGACAAATTAA
- a CDS encoding sporulation protein translates to MRKLLIKLFDIFFYLAITVFLVGLLIFPKPVSAVVIDTLAVCGNVILPSLFPFFVLSSMIITSGFAAKIGPVFSGFMKHVFGLPGCSGIAFFLGILSGYPVGANTAISLYQSGQCTKNEAERLLAFCNNTGPAFILGTVGAGIWKDVRVGILLYTCQTIASVITGVIFRFYHSKQKSGAPFHQKRKPPLRSRSDIFVTAVKSSAENVFYICAFIMFFAVVIELLTQLKFIPFISHVFASLLSFTPYGNEISSNLVKGFFEVTTGVRLAGKGAAVIPIRLAVTGAILSWAGLSVHCQVLSFLSGSGLSATPYILGKFAQSLIGAAITYAAAIFYPIRIPVIGSGSMPIRNLSGMDLKSTLLSSLSIFCACLIFLGLSLVITFLKSTGKRNKRHV, encoded by the coding sequence ATGCGCAAATTGCTTATAAAGCTTTTCGATATCTTTTTTTATCTTGCCATTACAGTGTTCCTTGTGGGACTTCTTATCTTTCCAAAACCGGTAAGCGCTGTCGTAATCGATACACTTGCCGTTTGTGGAAATGTCATACTGCCCTCCTTGTTTCCATTTTTTGTATTGTCGTCAATGATTATAACCAGCGGCTTTGCCGCTAAAATAGGTCCTGTTTTTTCAGGATTTATGAAGCATGTGTTCGGGCTGCCCGGCTGCAGCGGAATTGCCTTTTTTCTTGGGATACTCAGCGGTTATCCGGTTGGCGCAAATACAGCTATAAGCCTGTACCAAAGTGGACAATGCACAAAAAACGAAGCGGAAAGGCTGCTTGCTTTCTGCAACAATACCGGCCCTGCTTTCATTCTCGGCACTGTAGGTGCAGGAATCTGGAAAGATGTTCGGGTAGGTATCCTGCTTTATACCTGTCAAACCATTGCCTCGGTCATAACCGGCGTCATTTTCCGCTTTTATCATTCAAAGCAAAAATCAGGAGCACCCTTTCATCAAAAAAGGAAGCCCCCTCTTCGTTCACGGTCAGATATTTTTGTAACTGCTGTAAAATCTTCTGCTGAAAATGTTTTCTACATATGCGCTTTTATAATGTTTTTTGCCGTTGTAATCGAACTTTTGACACAGCTTAAGTTTATACCTTTTATAAGTCATGTTTTTGCCAGTCTGCTCTCATTCACCCCCTATGGCAATGAAATATCCAGCAACTTAGTCAAGGGTTTTTTCGAGGTCACAACCGGCGTTCGTCTTGCAGGGAAAGGTGCTGCGGTAATCCCCATAAGGCTTGCTGTCACCGGCGCAATCCTCAGCTGGGCTGGACTTTCCGTCCATTGCCAGGTTTTGTCTTTCTTATCTGGAAGCGGGCTTTCCGCCACCCCATATATTTTAGGTAAATTCGCCCAGTCTTTGATCGGTGCCGCAATCACGTATGCAGCCGCTATATTTTATCCAATCCGGATTCCCGTGATCGGCTCAGGGTCGATGCCGATAAGAAACTTAAGCGGCATGGATCTAAAATCAACTTTATTATCGTCATTATCTATATTCTGTGCTTGTTTAATATTTTTAGGTTTATCTCTTGTTATTACTTTTTTAAAAAGTACTGGAAAACGAAATAAAAGGCATGTATAA
- a CDS encoding YabP/YqfC family sporulation protein translates to MKDSSKKDLKKTKRRAPIMSEILDMSPDIFGRLPQIEMTGNREITVEGHHGVVEYENSVIKLSCGKMLMVIFGENLVIKNFNDEYLTASGFITRIEFLD, encoded by the coding sequence TTGAAAGATAGCAGCAAAAAGGATTTGAAAAAGACAAAGAGAAGAGCGCCCATAATGTCCGAAATTTTGGATATGTCACCAGATATTTTCGGACGGCTGCCTCAGATAGAGATGACCGGGAACCGTGAAATTACGGTTGAGGGTCACCATGGAGTAGTTGAATACGAAAATTCAGTGATAAAACTCAGCTGCGGTAAGATGCTCATGGTGATCTTTGGCGAAAACCTAGTGATCAAAAACTTCAACGATGAGTATTTGACAGCTTCGGGTTTTATTACCCGCATAGAATTTTTGGATTGA
- the yqfD gene encoding sporulation protein YqfD, producing the protein MFIIHIVRLFLGYVNLTVRGLFTERFLNMCMKSGVSVWNIKKNSTDELTLSTLRKNVKDINKIAAASGNTASVVKTRGLPFMVKKYKKRYALALGMVVCAVLIFTTSSFVWSIEVSGNEKVESSAILNSLQKYGFKKGILKSSIQHDFLTQSVLLDMPELSWLSLNVKGTKVEVEVKERVKAPDIVDKTTPRNIVAKETGQIISIEAYEGQSVATVGAAVSKGDVLVSGQITNTEGKTRLVAARAKVLARTWYTFMNTCPKTIVEREKTGKVYSRNTLKIFDFPIKLFIKSGIPVTNYDKIETKKELSVGHDFYLPITLYKESFEEVREVERQLTPDEQRQLCLDSLNKAKNEHLKDVNIESENVKERDDNGSLIMTLECQCIENIAEDAPITQTEVPEDIPKTQG; encoded by the coding sequence ATGTTTATTATTCACATTGTCAGGCTTTTTCTTGGATATGTAAATTTGACTGTGCGGGGACTTTTTACCGAACGGTTTTTGAATATGTGCATGAAATCAGGAGTCAGTGTTTGGAATATAAAAAAGAATTCGACGGATGAACTGACGCTGTCTACGCTTAGAAAAAATGTAAAAGATATTAATAAAATTGCGGCCGCTTCCGGGAATACTGCAAGCGTTGTTAAAACACGCGGATTGCCATTCATGGTGAAGAAATATAAAAAGCGTTATGCGTTAGCATTGGGAATGGTTGTCTGCGCTGTTTTGATTTTTACCACGTCTTCTTTTGTATGGTCGATAGAGGTATCAGGAAACGAAAAAGTTGAATCATCGGCGATTTTGAATTCGCTGCAAAAATACGGCTTTAAAAAGGGCATATTAAAATCGTCAATTCAACATGATTTTCTGACACAGTCTGTACTTCTTGATATGCCGGAGCTTTCATGGTTATCACTTAACGTCAAAGGCACTAAAGTCGAAGTCGAGGTAAAAGAACGGGTAAAGGCGCCTGATATTGTTGACAAAACTACTCCTAGAAACATTGTTGCTAAAGAAACGGGTCAGATTATTTCCATCGAAGCATACGAGGGGCAAAGCGTTGCAACAGTGGGTGCTGCAGTCAGCAAGGGAGATGTGCTTGTGAGCGGTCAGATAACGAATACAGAGGGAAAGACACGGCTTGTTGCGGCACGGGCAAAGGTCTTGGCACGAACGTGGTATACTTTTATGAATACCTGTCCCAAAACAATAGTAGAGCGTGAGAAAACAGGGAAAGTTTACTCAAGGAACACTTTGAAAATTTTTGATTTTCCAATAAAATTGTTCATAAAGAGTGGTATTCCTGTGACAAACTATGATAAAATTGAAACAAAAAAGGAATTATCTGTAGGTCATGATTTTTATCTTCCGATAACTCTCTACAAGGAGAGCTTTGAAGAGGTGCGCGAGGTGGAAAGACAGCTTACACCGGATGAGCAAAGGCAGCTCTGCCTTGACAGTCTGAACAAAGCAAAAAACGAGCATCTCAAGGATGTGAATATCGAATCGGAAAATGTTAAGGAGCGTGACGATAACGGATCACTTATCATGACACTTGAGTGTCAGTGCATCGAAAATATCGCTGAAGACGCACCTATCACTCAGACGGAGGTTCCAGAAGATATACCAAAAACACAAGGATAA
- a CDS encoding PhoH family protein → MADRIVSVDRVEEVISAFGSLDENIENIERKFGVNIVFRGGELKVTGEDIEKTEQAAKALEGIFLLASRGMQHRDVDVDYIISLVKEGQEDKIATLGTDSICLTAKGKPIKAKTIGQQKYIASIRDNTISFGIGPAGTGKTYLAVAMAVAAFREKTVNRIIITRPAVEAGEKLGFLPGDLQNKVDPYLRPLHDALFDMLGVETYQKYLERGNIEVAPLAYMRGRTLDDSFIILDEAQNTTTEQMKMFLTRLGFNSKMVITGDITQTDLPSGKKSGLIEAKKVLEGVDDIGICMLTTRDVVRHKLVQQIVNAYEKYEAKKASHTRSIKV, encoded by the coding sequence ATGGCGGACAGGATCGTCAGCGTTGACAGGGTCGAGGAGGTCATAAGTGCCTTCGGCAGTCTGGACGAAAATATTGAAAATATCGAGCGTAAATTCGGCGTAAATATTGTATTTCGTGGCGGCGAACTGAAAGTTACCGGAGAGGATATCGAAAAAACCGAACAGGCGGCTAAAGCTCTTGAAGGCATATTTCTGCTTGCCAGCCGCGGTATGCAGCACCGTGATGTGGATGTGGATTATATCATATCACTTGTAAAAGAGGGGCAGGAGGACAAGATAGCAACACTTGGAACAGACAGTATCTGCCTTACTGCAAAGGGCAAACCCATAAAGGCAAAAACGATAGGACAGCAGAAATATATCGCGTCTATACGGGATAATACTATCAGTTTCGGTATCGGCCCCGCAGGAACAGGAAAAACTTATCTTGCGGTCGCAATGGCGGTTGCAGCATTTCGTGAAAAAACGGTCAACCGGATAATCATAACGCGCCCCGCTGTTGAAGCGGGTGAAAAGCTCGGCTTTCTGCCGGGTGATTTGCAGAATAAAGTTGATCCTTATCTTCGCCCTCTTCATGACGCGCTTTTTGATATGCTCGGGGTAGAAACATACCAGAAATATCTTGAGCGGGGGAATATTGAGGTTGCTCCCCTTGCGTATATGAGGGGAAGGACACTTGACGATTCGTTTATAATTCTTGACGAGGCGCAAAATACGACGACGGAACAGATGAAAATGTTTTTGACCCGCCTTGGATTCAATTCTAAAATGGTAATAACCGGAGATATAACACAGACTGATCTGCCATCTGGAAAGAAAAGCGGACTAATAGAAGCGAAAAAGGTGCTTGAGGGCGTTGATGACATCGGGATATGCATGCTTACTACACGTGACGTAGTTCGCCATAAGCTTGTACAGCAGATCGTGAATGCCTATGAAAAGTATGAGGCGAAAAAAGCTTCCCACACGCGGAGCATAAAAGTATGA
- the ybeY gene encoding rRNA maturation RNase YbeY, producing MTHRFSFANRQDKLKTPKSLRDLLRTCCTAALEAEGFPYPAEIDITFTDNREIHDINSSERGIDRETDVLSFPMLEFDVPGDFSKVIKDPSGRVLLGNIVLSLEKAKSQAEEYGHSFERETAFLTVHSILHLMGYDHMEPESEREMFEKQEQILQNLGITR from the coding sequence ATGACACACAGATTTAGCTTTGCAAATCGTCAGGACAAGCTTAAAACTCCGAAATCACTGCGTGATCTTTTAAGGACATGTTGTACCGCCGCGCTTGAAGCGGAAGGCTTTCCATATCCTGCGGAGATCGATATCACTTTTACTGATAACAGAGAGATTCATGATATAAATTCAAGCGAGCGCGGCATAGACAGAGAGACGGATGTGCTCTCTTTTCCTATGCTGGAATTTGATGTGCCGGGGGATTTTTCAAAAGTAATCAAAGATCCTTCGGGGCGGGTGCTTCTTGGGAATATTGTTTTGTCCCTAGAAAAGGCGAAAAGTCAGGCTGAGGAATACGGCCACAGCTTTGAACGCGAGACCGCTTTCCTGACCGTCCATTCCATACTTCACCTCATGGGTTACGATCATATGGAGCCGGAAAGCGAAAGGGAAATGTTTGAAAAGCAGGAGCAGATACTTCAAAATCTCGGGATTACAAGATAG
- the era gene encoding GTPase Era, with product MVNHSGFIAIVGRPNVGKSSILNALVGQKVAIVSNKPQTTRNRILAVLTEDTAQAVFMDTPGLHRPRTKLGEYMMKAASDAQSEVDVVLLVVEPTGEAGTTEQNVIEHAKESGSSIILAVNKIDISSKENVAKTIAAYAEIADFTAVIPVSARKNDGIDILKKEIINLLPEGPQYFPEDTLTDQPEKQLAAEILREKSLQILRDEVPHGIAVEIESFKEGKTKEKEDIIRISAALYCEKESHKGIIIGKKGETLKKISSFARKDMEQVFDCHVFLEVFVKVKENWRDSDFLLKNFGYNS from the coding sequence ATGGTTAACCATTCTGGATTTATTGCGATAGTAGGAAGGCCTAATGTGGGAAAATCAAGCATATTGAATGCGCTTGTTGGGCAAAAAGTCGCTATCGTTTCCAATAAGCCTCAGACCACCCGAAACCGCATACTTGCGGTTTTGACTGAGGACACTGCTCAGGCAGTGTTTATGGATACCCCCGGACTTCACAGGCCAAGGACAAAACTCGGCGAATATATGATGAAAGCCGCAAGCGACGCACAGTCTGAGGTTGACGTCGTCCTGCTTGTAGTTGAACCGACTGGAGAGGCGGGAACAACCGAGCAAAATGTAATAGAACACGCAAAAGAATCGGGGTCGTCAATTATCCTTGCGGTTAATAAGATAGACATTAGCAGCAAAGAAAACGTTGCTAAAACTATTGCAGCATACGCTGAAATTGCGGATTTTACCGCAGTGATACCCGTTTCCGCAAGAAAGAACGACGGTATCGATATTCTGAAAAAAGAAATCATTAATCTTTTGCCTGAGGGGCCGCAGTATTTTCCAGAGGACACACTGACTGATCAGCCGGAAAAACAGCTTGCGGCTGAGATATTGCGTGAGAAATCCCTGCAGATACTGCGCGACGAGGTGCCCCACGGAATTGCGGTTGAGATTGAATCATTCAAGGAAGGCAAGACTAAAGAAAAAGAGGATATTATCCGCATTTCGGCGGCCCTTTATTGCGAAAAAGAATCCCATAAAGGAATCATAATAGGCAAAAAAGGTGAAACGCTTAAAAAAATAAGCTCGTTTGCAAGAAAAGATATGGAACAGGTTTTTGACTGCCATGTTTTTCTTGAGGTTTTTGTTAAAGTGAAGGAAAACTGGAGAGACAGCGACTTTCTTTTAAAAAACTTTGGATATAATAGTTAA
- the recO gene encoding DNA repair protein RecO, protein MNLKVKGFVIKETAVGESDKVLTVLAQGLGKIQAWARGSRRLKSPLMAASQCFTYADFTLFKNKDTYSVNQAEIIAGNFELRKNIETLALASYITELAGKVVQENAADDEILKLTLNTLYLLGKGDRPAALIKSVYELRLMMLSGFMPELHDCVLCGGEIEKPLYFDSAAGGVVCESCREKDGDAVSVSPSVYKALCRIMGEEGIFSFSLSDHALSELSVMAEAFVLMHTDFAFKTLDFYKTLC, encoded by the coding sequence GTGAACCTTAAGGTTAAGGGATTTGTGATAAAAGAAACGGCGGTGGGCGAGAGCGATAAAGTGCTCACCGTCTTGGCACAGGGGCTTGGAAAGATACAGGCATGGGCGCGGGGCAGCAGGAGACTAAAAAGCCCTCTCATGGCGGCTTCCCAATGTTTCACCTACGCCGATTTCACTTTATTTAAAAACAAGGATACATATTCTGTAAACCAGGCTGAAATTATCGCCGGTAATTTTGAACTGCGAAAAAATATTGAAACGCTGGCGCTTGCAAGCTATATAACAGAGCTTGCCGGTAAAGTCGTGCAGGAAAACGCCGCTGATGATGAAATATTGAAGCTGACACTCAACACGCTTTATCTGCTCGGAAAGGGTGATAGACCTGCCGCACTAATCAAAAGCGTTTACGAACTGCGCCTAATGATGCTGTCAGGCTTTATGCCGGAACTGCATGATTGTGTTCTGTGCGGCGGTGAGATCGAAAAGCCGCTTTACTTTGACAGCGCCGCAGGCGGCGTTGTGTGCGAAAGCTGCCGGGAGAAGGACGGTGACGCAGTTTCTGTCTCGCCATCCGTTTATAAGGCGCTTTGCCGCATAATGGGAGAAGAGGGGATATTCAGCTTTTCGCTTTCCGACCATGCGCTTTCAGAGCTTTCTGTAATGGCAGAGGCATTTGTGCTTATGCATACAGATTTTGCATTTAAGACACTCGATTTTTACAAAACACTGTGTTAG
- a CDS encoding endonuclease MutS2: MTELNEKSLNTLEYRKITEQLAAHAVCEDAKELARGLMPVTSLTEVMLRLTETEDAVKLAGKKGSPGFAEIRSVDTALKRADKGAALSLRELLDVAYILKTTRRLQEYMDDNMNGLSIKELFSGLEADRFVEGKIDSAIISEEEVSDNASPALASIRRKISRSLENAREVLQRLIRSQQNHKYLQEPIITMRGDRYVVPVKSEYRSEIPGLVHDTSGSGSTLFVEPMPVVEANNELRMLRAEEQKEIERILFELSSDVSNITEKIRKDYTIIVRLDFIFSKAKYAYAIKATRPIMNDKGIIDLRRSRHPLIDPAKVVPTNISLGGDYTTLVITGPNTGGKTVTLKTIGLLTLMAEAGLFVPCADESRLSVFDNVFCDIGDEQSIEQSLSTFSSHMTNIVKIINEVDRDSLVLFDELGAGTDPVEGATLAISILERVKAFGAKTAATTHYAELKVYALKTPGVENASCEFDVETLKPTYKLLIGIPGKSNAFAISSKLGLDDDIISRARSLIGSESLRFEEVLSDLEAKRQAMEKQRDEAEHMKTEIARMKSEIEEQRKKFDLSREKEIEKARNEAKRVLASSKRFYENMVSELEDIRRQKEKEDFESRLNSAKKSLKAGIKQLDDTIDPVENKEDDYKLPRALRVGDVVRFKKLNKEADVLTLPDDKGDITVRAGLIKTKVNISDVVLVEKERVTVNGAGMKSLRSTSSKIDRDVTLELDLRGKMVDESEIEIDSFLDGAVMNGLSTVTIIHGKGTGALRAGVHSYLKGHPHVRSFRLGVYGEGESGVTIVELK; this comes from the coding sequence TTGACGGAACTTAACGAAAAATCACTTAATACTCTTGAATATAGAAAAATAACGGAACAACTTGCGGCTCACGCGGTCTGCGAGGACGCAAAAGAACTTGCGAGAGGCCTTATGCCTGTGACAAGTCTTACGGAAGTCATGCTGAGACTTACCGAAACGGAGGATGCAGTAAAACTTGCTGGCAAAAAAGGAAGCCCTGGGTTTGCAGAGATCCGCAGCGTTGACACTGCTCTCAAACGTGCAGACAAGGGAGCGGCGCTGTCGCTTCGTGAGCTTTTGGATGTCGCCTATATCCTTAAGACAACGCGAAGACTGCAGGAATACATGGATGACAATATGAATGGCCTTTCTATAAAAGAGCTATTTTCAGGGCTTGAGGCAGATAGATTTGTCGAGGGGAAGATAGACAGCGCCATTATTTCTGAGGAAGAGGTATCCGATAATGCAAGTCCAGCGCTTGCCTCCATAAGAAGAAAAATCAGCCGCTCACTCGAAAACGCGCGTGAAGTCTTGCAGAGACTGATAAGATCACAGCAAAACCATAAATACCTGCAGGAACCTATCATTACAATGCGCGGCGACCGTTATGTAGTGCCAGTTAAATCAGAATACAGAAGCGAAATACCCGGACTTGTACATGACACTTCCGGCAGCGGATCTACATTATTTGTCGAGCCCATGCCTGTTGTTGAGGCAAACAACGAACTTCGTATGCTGCGCGCTGAAGAGCAGAAAGAGATCGAACGGATATTGTTTGAGCTTTCGAGCGATGTCTCAAACATTACGGAGAAAATCAGAAAAGATTATACTATCATAGTCCGGCTTGATTTTATATTTTCAAAAGCAAAATATGCGTATGCAATAAAAGCTACACGTCCTATCATGAACGACAAGGGCATCATTGACCTGAGACGCTCACGCCATCCGCTTATCGATCCGGCTAAAGTGGTTCCAACAAACATCAGTCTTGGCGGGGATTATACGACTTTGGTTATTACTGGCCCTAATACCGGCGGCAAAACTGTAACGCTCAAGACGATAGGGCTGCTGACACTGATGGCTGAGGCGGGGCTTTTCGTTCCGTGTGCGGACGAAAGCAGACTTTCGGTTTTTGACAATGTATTCTGCGATATTGGCGACGAGCAAAGCATCGAACAGTCATTATCAACGTTTTCGTCACATATGACAAATATCGTGAAAATAATAAATGAGGTGGACAGGGATTCTCTGGTACTCTTTGACGAGCTTGGCGCGGGAACTGACCCAGTAGAGGGTGCCACGCTTGCGATATCTATTCTTGAAAGGGTTAAGGCTTTCGGGGCAAAGACAGCCGCAACGACCCATTACGCTGAGCTAAAAGTATATGCGCTTAAAACCCCAGGTGTTGAAAACGCATCTTGCGAATTTGACGTTGAGACCCTTAAACCGACCTATAAGCTTTTGATCGGCATTCCGGGAAAATCAAATGCATTTGCAATATCGTCTAAATTGGGGCTTGACGACGATATTATTTCACGCGCTCGTTCCCTTATAGGAAGCGAAAGTCTGCGTTTTGAAGAGGTGCTGTCCGACCTTGAGGCTAAAAGACAGGCAATGGAAAAACAGCGCGATGAAGCCGAACATATGAAGACGGAAATCGCGCGCATGAAATCCGAAATCGAGGAACAGCGAAAAAAGTTTGATCTGAGCCGTGAAAAGGAAATTGAGAAGGCAAGAAACGAGGCAAAACGCGTGCTTGCATCTTCTAAAAGATTCTATGAAAATATGGTTTCCGAACTTGAGGATATAAGACGTCAGAAGGAAAAAGAGGATTTCGAGTCGCGGCTGAATTCGGCAAAAAAATCCCTTAAAGCTGGCATTAAACAACTTGACGATACGATAGATCCTGTTGAAAATAAAGAGGATGATTATAAGCTGCCGCGGGCGCTGCGTGTTGGAGACGTCGTCCGCTTTAAAAAACTCAATAAAGAGGCGGATGTACTTACCCTTCCTGACGATAAGGGGGATATAACTGTACGTGCAGGTCTTATTAAAACGAAAGTCAATATAAGCGATGTCGTGCTTGTTGAAAAAGAGCGGGTAACGGTGAACGGAGCAGGGATGAAGTCTCTTCGCTCTACGAGTTCTAAGATAGACAGAGACGTCACTTTAGAGCTTGACCTGCGCGGCAAAATGGTTGATGAATCGGAAATCGAAATCGACAGTTTCCTTGACGGAGCTGTTATGAACGGCTTGTCTACTGTTACAATTATTCACGGGAAAGGCACCGGAGCCCTTCGTGCTGGCGTTCATTCATATCTGAAGGGACACCCGCATGTGAGATCGTTCCGCCTTGGCGTATATGGCGAGGGTGAAAGCGGCGTGACTATCGTGGAGCTTAAATAA
- a CDS encoding YlxM family DNA-binding protein translates to MKSKDLRMALLMDYYGAMLTDKQREVMELYYDEDLSLAEIAEHAHITRQGVRDSIKRGEAYILELEEKLGLADRMALLEETIGELSEHLSHIRQLNIDSYFSRPIEETVATALETAEKALK, encoded by the coding sequence ATGAAAAGTAAAGATCTTCGCATGGCTCTGCTAATGGATTATTATGGAGCTATGCTTACGGATAAACAGCGTGAGGTCATGGAATTATATTATGACGAGGATCTTTCACTCGCCGAAATCGCAGAACATGCGCATATCACCCGCCAGGGCGTCAGAGACAGCATCAAACGCGGAGAGGCATATATACTTGAACTAGAGGAAAAACTCGGGCTTGCGGACAGAATGGCTCTTCTGGAAGAAACCATTGGAGAACTTTCAGAACATCTGTCGCATATCAGGCAGCTCAACATTGACTCATACTTCTCCCGCCCAATAGAAGAAACTGTGGCAACAGCGCTTGAAACAGCCGAGAAGGCTTTAAAATAA